Genomic window (Planococcus sp. MSAK28401):
GGTCGCGGGTTCGACCCCCGTCTTCCGCTCCAATTTTTTATCTGTCCAATGCCCCGCCGGGGTGGCGGAACTGGCAGACGCACAGGACTTAAAATCCTGCGGTAGGTGACTACCGTACCGGTTCGATTCCGGTCCTCGGCACCACTGTTTTATAAAATTTTATATTATGCGCCCGTAGCTCAATTGGATAGAGTACTTGACTACGAATCAAGCGGTTAGAGGTTCGAGTCCTCTCGGGCGCGCCATATTTTGTCATCATCCTATTTAGTCGGGAAGTAGCTCAGCTTGGTAGAGCACTTGGTTTGGGACCAAGGGGTCGCAGGTTCGAATCCTGTCTTCCCGACCACTTTATGGGGCCTTAGCTCAGCTGGGAGAGCGCCTGCCTTGCACGCAGGAGGTCAGCGGTTCGATCCCGCTAGGCTCCACCAACTATACTATTTAAAGATCCTGGCGGCGTAGCTCAGCTGGCTAGAGCGTACGGTTCATACCCGTAAGGTCGGGGGTTCGATCCCCTCTGCCGCCACTTTTTTAGGACCTTTAGCTCAGTTGGTTAGAGCAGACGGCTCATAACCGTCCGGTCGCAGGTTCGAGTCCTGCAAGGTCCACCATTTAATGTTTATCACGGAGGAATACCCAAGTTTGGCTGAAGGGATCGGTCTTGAAAACCGACAGGGGAGTCAAATCCCGCGGGGGTTCGAATCCCTCTTCCTCCTCCATTTTTTAAAAATGAGTGGACAATTTTTATTCAATACTATTATCGCGGGGTGGAGCAGTTCGGTAGCTCGTTGGGCTCATAACCCAAAGGTCGCAGGTTCAAATCCTGCCCCCGCAACCAAATGGTCCCGTGGTGTAGCGGTTAACATGCCTGCCTGTCACGCAGGAGATCGCCGGTTCGATCCCGGTCGGGACCGCCATTTTTATGAATATGTGGGTCAGTAGCTCAGTCGGTAGAGCATTAGATTGAAGCTCTAAGTGTCGGCGGTTCGATTCCGTCCTGACCCACCATATTGCGGGTGTAGTTTAGTGGTAAAACCTCAGCCTTCCAAGCTGATGATGAGGGTTCGATTCCCTTCACCCGCTCCAACAATGGGCCTATAGCTCAGCTGGTTAGAGCGCACGCCTGATAAGCGTGAGGTCGGTGGTTCGAGTCCACTTAGGCCCACCATTGTTCCGAAGTAGCTCAGTGGTAGAGCACCGCACTGTTAATGCGATGGTCGTAGGTTCGAGTCCTACCTTCGGAGCCATACTGGGGAAGTACTCAAGTGGCTGAAGAGGCGCCCCTGCTAAGGGTGTAGGTCGGTAACACCGGCGCGAGGGTTCAAATCCCTCCTTCTCCGCCAGTATTTGGCCCCTTGGTCAAGCGGTTAAGACACCGCCCTTTCACGGCGGTAACACGGGTTCGAATCCCGTAGGGGTCATATTAAAAAGCGTTATGCATTCATATGCATAACGCTTTTTTCATTTTCTGAATTTTGTTCATGACGGGAAGCAAAACTGTGTACTGCCATTCCTAGTATTACCATTGTTAAGCCAATTAATGCTACGGGAGATGGAAATGCAATGTTTAAAAGAAAAAGTTCACCTATCAATGTAAATATAACTTCCATAGACTGTGTGGCTTCAACTGCGGCAAGCTTTGACATGTTGTTTCTGACCATATCGGTAGCCATAAAGAATAGAACTGTCGCTACTACTCCCGAACTGATTGCAACTATCAAAGATTGATAAATTTGAGAATTAGAAGGTAATCCAGTTGTCGAGAAGCCATAAATAGAGAGAACCAACCAAAGGGGGAGACTAGCAATTGTCATTCCAAGCACGCGTTGATATGCGTCTAACCGACCTTCGCAAACCTCCATCATTTTCCGATTTCCAAGTGGGTAAGCGAAAGCTGCAATTAAAACAGGCACTAGCCCAAGCAACAACGTGGAAGTAGTAACATTAGTTAGATGATCAAGTTGAAGAAGAGTTATTCCAGCTAAGATAATAGTTGAAAATAATAACCCTTTTATTGGTATACATTGTCTGTGTATTACGGTGTGGCCGGATATATGAACTTTAATGAAAAAAAGAGGAGCGAGTAAAGTGCCAGCGATAATTGTGAATTGCCAAGTTCCGGCGATTAGCCATCCCGGAGAGTAAGCCGCTGCAAAACATAAAGGGGCATAAAAAAGACCGAATCCTACGAAACTCCATAACAACCATTTTACTTTATATTTCCTCATTTCCTGGAGGAGTGGGCGTAAATTACCCCTGAGAATTACAATTAATAAGAGGAATGGGATCATAAATAGATAGCGCAGGGACGCGCTCCATACCCAATGACCTCCTTGCGCTTCCATTAAAGCATTAACAACAAAAGTGACTGCAAAAAACATTGCTCCGGCTAGGCCCAATACAATTGGTTTCATGGAACCCTCCTTTTTTATATATTATATACAATATATCGCAATAAGGATGGTTTCACCACCGCTATTTATAGAGAAGCCTTCTTTTAACTATTTCTACAATAAAAAGCTGATGGGCTTATTGCCATCAGCTTTAAGGGGTTAAGAT
Coding sequences:
- a CDS encoding DMT family transporter encodes the protein MKPIVLGLAGAMFFAVTFVVNALMEAQGGHWVWSASLRYLFMIPFLLLIVILRGNLRPLLQEMRKYKVKWLLWSFVGFGLFYAPLCFAAAYSPGWLIAGTWQFTIIAGTLLAPLFFIKVHISGHTVIHRQCIPIKGLLFSTIILAGITLLQLDHLTNVTTSTLLLGLVPVLIAAFAYPLGNRKMMEVCEGRLDAYQRVLGMTIASLPLWLVLSIYGFSTTGLPSNSQIYQSLIVAISSGVVATVLFFMATDMVRNNMSKLAAVEATQSMEVIFTLIGELFLLNIAFPSPVALIGLTMVILGMAVHSFASRHEQNSENEKSVMHMNA